In Euwallacea fornicatus isolate EFF26 chromosome 20, ASM4011564v1, whole genome shotgun sequence, a single window of DNA contains:
- the LOC136345561 gene encoding glucose dehydrogenase [FAD, quinone]-like: MVAVSSLVILIYVIAVYFFGIFLHYALLVSDVFYTFIPIEENEIFDYIVVGGGSAGSIIANRLAKNSKDTVLVLEAGKDISDLLHIPSVGILLQKTAYDWSYHTVPQKNACKGLNKNISLWPMGKVLGGTNMLNSLLYTRGHREDFDEWFRENEFYNYSDIMLYFKTLEQFDNAKGYSDSHKPMFISQLSFSTDLPTVLLKAAKHLGYPVIENNNLNCELGFDTPAANLFNGKRWTSAENLKEHLRINLFIKTNCLVEKIILKYNFEAKGVEYNFLGEKYRAFARKAVILSAGVIGSPKILMLSGIGPKNHLKSLGIPLVANLPVGNNLQDHVTTGFDLILLNHTLTLGIANILSPISMYEYFVKNSGPWTTTGCELMAFFNTKSKSSQLRPDLQFMVMPLGFTEDSGYFLRKLVGISDTTWSSYFAKINKKSLTILPILLHPKSKGTVRLQSKNPLIPPLIDPQYLTDPEDVEVLIRGIQIIKDLVKTQELQSFGAEFNNNTLTECHEYIFDTKEYWECYVRYLSVTAFHPVGTCKMGKHDDPTTVVDYNFQVKGLNKLYVMDGSVLPSLPSGNINGPILMLAEMAADYIRKTSYLSSKVCAMSEILVPKYIC, translated from the exons ATGGTGGCTGTGAGCAGCTTAGTGATTCTAATTTATGTTATCgcggtttatttttttggaattttcctaCATTATGCCCTACTTGTCAGTGATGTATTTTACACATTTATTCCCATAGAGGAGAATGAGATATTTGACTACATTGTAG TTGGTGGAGGATCAGCAGGTTCCATTATAGCAAATCGACTAGCCAAAAACTCAAAAGACACCGTTTTAGTCCTGGAAGCTGGTAAAGATATCTCAGATTTGCTACACATCCCCTCAGTAGGGATATTGCTACAAAAAACTGCATATGACTGGTCTTACCATACTGTTCCTCAAAAGAATGCCTGCAAAGGattgaacaaaaat ATCAGTTTATGGCCTATGGGCAAAGTGCTAGGTGGCACCAATATGTTGAATAGCTTGCTCTATACCCGGGGACATAGGGAGGACTTTGATGAGTGGTTCAGGGAGAATGAATTCTACAATTATTCAGACATTATGctgtattttaaaactttagagCAATTTGATAATGCAAAAG GATACAGTGATTCTCATAAACCAATGTTTATCAGTCAGTTAAGTTTTTCAACTGATTTGCCCACAGTTTTACTCAAGGCTGCCAAGCATTTAGGGTATCCTGTTATAGAAAACAATAACTTAAATTGTGAATTAG GATTTGACACTCCGGCGGCAAATCTATTTAATGGTAAAAGATGGACTTCTGCAGAAAATCTGAAGGAGCACCTCagaatcaatttatttattaaaaccaATTGCTTAGTTGAAAAA attattttgaaGTACAATTTCGAAGCCAAAGGAGTCGAATACAACTTCCTGGGTGAAAAATATAGGGCGTTTGCGAGAAAAGCTGTTATACTTTCAGCGGGGGTTATAGGGTCTCCTAAAATATTAATGCTCTCAGGGATTGGACCAAAAAATCACTTGAAATCTCTGGGTATTCCTTTAGTGGCAAATCTCCCCGTGGGAAATAACTTACAAGACCATGTAACTACAG GGTTTGATCTAATTCTTCTTAACCACACGTTAACTTTGGGAATAGCAAACATACTATCCCCAATCTCCATGTATgaatattttgtcaaaaactcaGGTCCTTGGACCACCACAGG GTGCGAattaatggcattttttaatacaaaatctaAATCATCCCAATTAAGACCAGATCTTCAATTTATGGTAATGCCTTTGGGGTTTACTGAGGATAGTGGATATTTTTTGAGGAAACTCGTAG GTATTTCCGATACAACTTGGTCAAGCTACTTcgcaaaaatcaataaaaaaagccTTACCATTTTGCCGATTTTACTACATCCGAAGAGCAAAGGAACTGTGCGATTACAAAGCAAAAATCCATTGATTCCACCTTTGATCGATCCTCAGTACTTGACTGACCCAGAAGATGTTGAGGTGCTTATTAGGGGAATACAGATAATCAAAGATTTAGTGAAAACTCAGGAGTTGCAGTCGTTTGGTGCCgagtttaataataatactttgactg AGTGTCACGAATATATATTTGATACCAAAGAATATTGGGAATGTTACGTCCGGTATTTGAGTGTAACGGCGTTTCATCCAGTAGGAACGTGCAAGATGGGCAAACACGATGATCCAACAACGGTTGTTGATTACAATTTTCAG gtaaaagGGCTTAACAAGTTATATGTGATGGACGGTTCGGTGTTACCGTCTTTGCCCAGTGGAAATATTAACGGTCCTATTTTAATGTTAGCTGAAATGGCAGCTGATTACATTCGGAAAACTAGTTATTTAAGCTCAAAAGTGTGTGCCATGAGTGAAATCCTTGTGCCAAAATATATCTGTtga
- the SMC3 gene encoding structural maintenance of chromosomes protein 3 encodes MYIKQVIIQGFKSYRDQTVVEPFDKRHNVVVGRNGSGKSNFFYAIQFVLSDEYSHLKPEQRQSLLHEGTGPRIVNAYVEIIFDNSDARVPIEHEEIYLRRVIGAKKDQYFLNKKVVPRSEVMNLLESAGFSSSNPYYIVKQGKILQMATAPDTHRLKLLREVAGTRVFDERKAESIVLFKETEGKIEKIREFLATIEERLSTLEEEKEELKQYQHYDKIRRALEYIIHEVELNENKKKLNDLEKQRDESGSEQKKLATDLKVSQDNIKTLAKKIKEMKKDLASLKEERDILSNDHQHLIKEKTKLDFNIKDLSEELQGDNKSKERAENELARLTQTIKEKEAELEKIKPLYEEKKAREEECTRELALKEQKRKELYAKQGRGSHFKSKEDRDRWIQSELKSLIKQIKDKKDHKEKLEADLKRDAQKTVELQKKIEEQSQELERQKNYIDEYNKQCYELKKNKDQFQATRNELWRKENNVQSNLSSLKDDLAKADQQLRSMVGKPILNGRDSVRKVLDTFISRGGHEADIIKGYYGPVIENFECEKSIYIAVEVTAGNRLFHHVIENDKIGTLILKEMNKQKLPGEVTFMPLNRLNVREQEYPNDSDAIPMVSKLLYNQKYDKAMRYLFGKTLICRHLDAATKLARSTGLDCVTLEGDQVSSKGSLTGGYFNTSRSRLEMQKNRTETMSQIEQCEQELKSLRTELHKTESSINNIVADMQKIETKNSKAKVIYDKVKVELRLMKEELSNIEKFRVPKERSLSQCKSSLEAMQTTKENLESELHQELLSSLSVADQQQVDMLNDDIQRLQKENKEAFSTRMKLEAEKNKLENLLTNNLIRRRDEVLHALQEISLEDRKRQLQNCKSELEEIDHKIEKVNKELSSIETKIKDMSKKLKHEQSELETWKRKEKDCQDRIDEDAKHLEKFASKQNLLEAKIQDSVEKINQLGALPPQDLYKQYVKMSSKALFKELERTNSQLKKFSHVNKKALDQFMSFSDQKEKLQKRMEELERGGTRITDLIEVLEHRKVEAIQFTFKQVSRYFTEVFKKLVPAGKAKLVLRTADSDEGRDITPEDTNADIFQGIGVRISFTDADVEMKEMNQLSGGQKSLVALAIIFAIQKCDPAPFYLFDEIDQALDAQHRKAVANMIHELSKDAQFITTTFRPELLEHAHKYYGVKFRNKVSHVECVTRDVARDFVEDDTTHG; translated from the exons ATGTATATAAAACAG GTCATCATCCAAGGCTTCAAAAGCTACAGAGACCAGACAGTAGTAGAGCCTTTTGATAAACGTCACAATGTAGTTGTTGGCAGAAATGGTTCTgggaaaagcaattttttctatG cCATTCAGTTTGTACTAAGTGATGAATATTCACATTTAAAACCTGAGCAAAGACAATCTTTGCTCCATGAGGGTACAGGTCCCAGAATTGTTAATGCATATGTAGAgataatttttgacaattcAGATGCGCGTGTTCCA ATTGAACatgaagaaatttatttgcgACGTGTGATTGGTGCAAAAAAAGACCAGTATTTCTTAAACAAGAAAGTAGTTCCACGAAGTGAAGTTATGAACCTTCTTGAATCAGCTGGATTTTCCAGCTCAAATCCTTACTATATTGTAAAACAAGGAAAG ATTTTACAAATGGCAACTGCCCCAGATACACATCGTCTGAAATTGTTGAGAGAAGTCGCGGGTACTAGAGTGTTTGATGAACGCAAAGCAGAATCTATTGTATTGTTTAAAGAGACtgaaggaaaaattgaaaaaatccgGGAGTTTTTAGCTACAATCGAGGAAAGATTATCGACCTTAGAGGAGGAAAAGGAAGAACTTAAACAGTACCAACATTATGATAAAATAAGGCGAGCGCTGGAGTATATTATTCATGAAGTTGAGCTGAATGAGAACAAGAAGAAACTTAACGAT CTAGAAAAACAAAGAGATGAGTCTGGTTCAGAACAAAAGAAATTAGCTACCGATTTAAAAGTATCACAAGACAATATCAAGACCCTTGCCAAAAAGATTAAAGAGATGAAAAAGGATTTGGCTTCCTTGAAAGAAGAAAGAGATATTTTGAGTAATGACCATCAGCAtttgataaaagaaaaaactaagCTAGATTTTAACATCAAAGATTTATCAGAGGAATTGCAGG GAGACAACAAATCAAAAGAACGAGCTGAAAACGAGCTTGCTCGTTTAACACaaactattaaagaaaaagaagctGAATTGGAGAAAATTAAACCTCTTTATGAGGAGAAAAAAGCTCGTGAAGAAGAGTGTACTCGTGAATTAGCTTTAAAGGAGCAAAAAAGAAAGGAACTTTACGCCAAACAAGGCCGAGGTAGCCATTTTAAGTCGAAAGAGGATCGTGATAG GTGGATTCAGAGTGAGTTGAAGTCACTaatcaaacaaataaaagacaaaaagGACCATAAGGAGAAATTGGAAGCAGATTTAAAGAGAGACGCCCAGAAAACTGTAGAGTTgcagaagaaaattgaagaacaATCGCAAGAGCTTGAGAggcagaaaaattatattgatgaATACAACAAACAATGTTatgaattgaagaaaaataaagacCAGTTTCAGGCAACAAGGAA TGAGCTTTGGCGCAAAGAAAACAACGTTCAGTCTAACTTATCATCTCTGAAAGACGACCTGGCCAAAGCAGACCAGCAATTGCGTTCTATGGTAGGAAAACCTATTTTGAACGGGAGAGACAGTGTTAGAAAAGTATTGGACACATTTATTT CTCGGGGTGGACATGAGGCAGATATTATTAAAGGATATTATGGCCCAGTAATTGAGAATTTTGAATGCGAAAAAAGCATTTATATTGCCGTGGAAGTAACAGCGGGAAACAGATTGTTTCATCACGTTATCGAGAATGATAAAATCGgaactttaattctcaaagaAATGAATAAGCAGAAATTGCCCGGAGAAGTCACTTTCATGCCTCTGAATCGGTTGAATGTAAGGGAGCAGGAGTACCCCAACGACTCA GATGCAATTCCCATGGTTTCAAAATTGCTCTACAACCAAAAATATGACAAAGCCATGCGCTATTTATTCGGCAAAACCCTTATATGCCGACATCTAGACGCAGCTACAAAATTGGCTCGAAGTACGGGCCTGGACTGCGTAACCTTGGAAG GCGATCAAGTCTCTTCGAAAGGTTCCCTAACAGGAGGGTATTTTAATACTTCGCGGTCCCGTctagaaatgcaaaaaaatcgcACAGAAACGATGTCGCAAATCGAGCAATGCGAACAAGAGCTGAAATCTTTGCGAACTGAGTTGCATAAAACTGAATCGTCCATTAATAACATCGTGGCAGATATGCAGAAAATTGAGACCAAGAATAGTAAAGCCAAGGTTATTTATGATAAAGTTAAAG TCGAATTAAGACTTATGAAGGAAGAACTCTCCAACATCGAAAAATTCCGGGTACCAAAGGAACGTTCTCTGTCCCAATGTAAATCCAGCCTCGAAGCCATGCAAACAACGAAAGAAAACTTGGAATCGGAACTGCATCAGGAGCTGTTGTCCTCTTTGTCGGTAGCAGATCAGCAGCAAGTTGATATGCTAAATGATGACATTCAACGACTACAAAAAGAGAATAAGGAGGCTTTTAGCACGAGAATGAAATTAGAGGCAGAGAAGAACAAACTGGAGAATTTGCTGACAAATAACTTGATTAGGAGAAGGGATGAGGTTTTACATGCCTTGCAG GAAATATCGTTAGAGGATCGAAAGAGACAGTTGCAGAATTGCAAAAGCGAACTGGAAGAAATTGatcacaaaattgaaaaagtaaataagGAATTAAGCTCTATTGAAACCAAAATTAAGGATATGAGCAAAAAg ttaaaacacGAGCAAAGCGAACTGGAAACCTggaaaagaaaggaaaaagaTTGCCAAGACAGGATAGATGAAGATGCCAagcatttagaaaaatttgcttcaaaGCAGAATTTATTGGAGGCCAAGATTCAAGATAGTGTGGAAAAGATAAATCAGTTGGGAGCTTTGCCGCCTCAGGACTTATACAAACAATACGTGAAAATGTCTTCTAAGGCG CTCTTCAAAGAACTAGAAAGAACTAATTCgcaattaaagaaattcagTCACGTGAACAAAAAGGCTCTCGATCAATTTATGAGTTTTTCAGACCAAAAAGAGAAACTTCAAAAGAGAATGGAGGAATTGGAAAGAGG GGGGACGCGGATCACAGACCTTATAGAAGTCCTCGAACACCGGAAAGTGGAAGCCATTCAGTTCACGTTTAAACAAGTTTCCCGTTATTTCACAGAAGTGTTCAAGAAGCTGGTACCTGCAGGAAAGGCTAAACTGGTTTTGAGAACTGCTGATAGCGACGAAGGTCGGGATATTACTCCCGAGGATACGAATGCGGACATATTCCAGG GAATCGGAGTACGAATCTCCTTCACTGACGCCGATGTCGAAATGAAAGAAATGAACCAACTGTCGGGAGGACAAAAGTCTTTGGTAGCATTGGCGATCATTTTCGCCATTCAAAAATGCGACCCCGCCCCGTTCTACTTGTTTGATGAAATCGATCAAGCTTTGGATGCTCAGCACAGGAAGGCTGTCGCCAACATGATCCACGAGCTGTCAAAAGATGCACAGTTCATCACGACAACTTTTCGACCCGAATTGCTCGAGCACGCGCATAAGTATTATGGAGTAAAATTTAGGAATAAAGTGAGCCACGTTGAGTGCGTCACCAGAGACGTCGCGCGAGACTTTGTCGAAGATGATACAACTCACGGctaa
- the pasha gene encoding microprocessor complex subunit DGCR8, whose protein sequence is MEVDQLVNNHNIEALVSSPDSATMDMDMKFEITDRQICSSETLESYNVEEGTSARCPFKKPTEEATKFHILDETEEKYESDGSVDYDSDIPDEEVEKMLEEALERKKRKAEEAGLDTENLEVPFEEKSKVVVVEKGKNHFDVLPEEWIQVTHNSGMPIYLHKSTRVCTLSRPYFLGSGSARKHLVPVSAIPCLSYRRALEHEKLQNSQPIEERSDLTADMPNAKIETVQENIETQNLTSEDLRKYCDNLFQFQSINVLRFKSWSERRKFTKRRKQENQLQRPTLPDGTKLITFPIKSENNEKSIPNNRKEWIMNPNGKSYVCILHEYVQHALKKQPTYVFTELENAATPYAATVMIKDMKYGVGYGTSKKQAKSEAAKATLEILIPEMKYKITADSQSGCTKKDKDQDLSFFDEIRVEDPRVAEFCAKTTEPAPYDILLTCLQRNFGLDDLKIRYQGNTSKHQGNEFTMTVGKYTTTVACKNKRDGKQRASQAILQMLHPSITSWGSLLRLYGNRSVKSFKEKKMEEQEITCLQSKAAQNQPNYAILNKLKVELGKLNEKRKSVKPIGLLDTVENHVEGVIE, encoded by the exons ATGGAAGTAGATCAACTTGTTAACAATCACAACATAGAGGCCCTGGTCTCAAGTCCAGACTCTGCCACCATGGACATGGacatgaaatttgaaattactgaTAGACAAATCTGCTCTTCAGAAACACTAGAAAGTTATAATGTTGAAGAGGGTACAAGCGCCAGATGTCCTTTTAAAAAACCCACAGAGGAGGCTACCAAATTCCATATTCTAGATGAAACGGAGGAAAAGTATGAATCTGATGGATCAGTTGACTATGACTCTGATATTCCTGATGAAGAGGTGGAGAAAATGCTCGAAGAAGCATTAGAaaggaaaaagagaaaagctGAGGAGGCTGGTTTAGATACAGAAAACTTAGAAGTCCCCTTTGAGGAAAAGTCCAAAGTTGTTGTAGTTGAAAAAGGTAAAAACCACTTTGATGTGCTACCAGAAGAGTGGATACAAGTTACCCACAACAGTGGTATGCCAATTTATTTACACAAATCAACACGAGTCTGTACTTTGTCAAGACCGTATTTTTTGGGTTCTGGTTCAGCAAGAAAGCATCTTGTGCCTGTAAGTGCTATTCCATGTTTAAGTTACCGCCGAGCTTTAGAACATGAAAAACTACAGAACAGTCAACCAATAGAAGAACGAAGTGATCTAACAGCTGATATGCCCAAcgcaaaaattgaaactgtCCAAGAAAACATTGAAACACAAAATCTCACTTCAGAAGACTTAAGAAAGTACTgtgataatttatttcaatttcaatcaaTTAATGTACTAAGGTTTAAATCATGGTCAGAAAGAAGAAAGTTCACCAAGAGGAGAAAGCAAGAAAATCAACTGCAGAGACCAACATTACCTGATGGAACTAAATTGATAACTTTCCCCATTAAATCTGAAAACAATGAGAAATCCATTCCAAATAACAGGAAAGAGTGGATTATGAACCCTAATGGAAAGTCTTATGTGTGCATATTACATGAATATGTTCAACACGCCTTGAAAAAACAACCCACTTATGTTTTCACTGAGTTGGAAAATGCTGCCACTCCTTATGCAGCTACAGTCATGATTAAGGATATGAAATATGGTGTTGGATATGGGACTAGTAAAAAACAGGCCAAATCAGAGGCTGCAAAAGCcactttggaaattttaattcctgAAATGAAGTACAAAATTACAGCTGATTCTCAATCAG GTTGCACTAAAAAAGACAAAGACCAAGACTTATCCTTTTTTGATGAGATAAGAGTTGAAGATCCAAGAGTGGCCGAATTTTGTGCAAAAACCACCGAACCGGCTCCTTATGATATTCTACTGACTTGTCTACAAAGGAATTTCGGTTTAGATGATTTGAAAATCCGTTATCAGGGCAACACTTCAAAACATCAAGGTAATGAATTCACAATGACAGTGGGCAAATACACGACAACAGTCGCCTGCAAAAATAAGAGGGATGGAAAGCAACGAGCTTCACAAGCGATTCTTCAGATGCTACATCCAAGTATTACATCATGGGGTTCGTTGCTTAGATTGTATGGAAATCGTTCTGTGAAAAGCTTTAAAGAGAAGAAGATGGAGGAACAGGAAATCACTTGCTTGCAGAGTAAAGCTGCCCAAAACCAGCCTAATTATGCTATTTTGAATAAACTAAAAGTGGAATTAGGGAAGCTGAATGAAAAGAGGAAGTCTGTTAAACCTATAGGCTTACTTGATACTGTAGAGAACCACGTGGAAGGTGTGATAGAGTAG
- the xit gene encoding dolichyl pyrophosphate Glc1Man9GlcNAc2 alpha-1,3-glucosyltransferase isoform X1 produces MILTVTLLTSCVKLLLIPSYRSTDFEVHRNWLALTHSLPTNEWYYEETSEWTLDYPPFFGWFEYLMSFVAVYFDKNMLKIHNTGYSSEMTVLFQRLSVIASDFVYFYGVHKVCEGLPKGWKKEVVLPILLITNCGLMMVDHIHFQYNGIMYGIMLLSIAAMWKENYKWATFWFTFLLNMKHIYIYLAPAYFIYLLKHYCFSKSNQAKTLVSKIQLSHLLGLGAIVIGVFAVSFAPFVYHIPQVLSRLFPFKRGLCHAYWAPNVWAIYNTFDKGLFFICNYSITVPRFGIEFSQNNSAQSITRGLVQEFTHSVLPTIRPSTTMALTVLFILPLMGKLFVLKKDPLNFLRCLVLSGLTSFLFGWHVHEKAILMIIIPLCILSVLNQRDAKIFLMLATIGHYSLFPLLFPSSLIFIKVLLLILYTSYAFYVEYKIHLASACRYSLPLLNTVESLYLLGLAFVFFYENVIHKLSGLDSKLPFLPLMLTSFYCSLGVVYYWARYYFQLLHS; encoded by the exons ATGATCCTCACTGTAACGTTATTAACATCTTgcgttaaattattattgataccCTCATA TAGGTCGACTGACTTTGAAGTGCACAGAAATTGGCTAGCTCTAACACATTCCCTACCAACTAATGAATGGTATTATGAGGAAACATCTGAATGGACTCTAGATTACCCTCCATTTTTTGGATGGTTTGAGTACTTAATGTCCTTTGTAGCAgtatattttgacaaaaatatgctaaaaatTCACAACACTGGATACTCCTCTGAGATGACTGTACTTTTCCAAAGATTATCTGTGATCGCTTCagattttgtatatttttatggagTTCACAA AGTTTGTGAGGGTTTACCTAAAGGCTGGAAAAAGGAGGTTGTTTTaccaatattattaattacaaaTTGTGGCTTAATGATGGTGGACCAtattcattttcaatataatgGCATTATGTATGGGATTATGCTGCTTTCTATAGCAGCAATGTGGAAG GAGAATTATAAGTGGGCTACATTTTGGTTTACCTTCCtattaaatatgaaacatatttacatatatcTGGCTCCtgcttattttatatatttgctAAAGCATTACTGCTTTAGTAAATCAAATCAGGCTAAGACTTTAGTATCAAAGATACAATTAAGCCATCTTCTGGGATTGGGCGCAATTGTAATTGGGGTTTTTGCTGTTAGTTTTGCTCCATTTGTTTATCACATCCCTCAA gtTCTCTCTAGgttatttccatttaaaagaGGTCTATGTCATGCTTATTGGGCCCCAAATGTTTGGGCTATTTACAACACTTTTGATAAAggtctttttttcattt GCAATTATTCTATTACAGTGCCTAGATTTGGCATAGAATTCTCACAAAATAATTCTGCTCAATCAATAACCAGAGGATTAGTACAAGAGTTTACACATTCAGTATTACCAACGATACGTCCATCTACCACAATGGCCTTAACAGTGCTTTTTATTCTGCCTTTGATGGGGAAACTATTTGTATTGAAGAAAgatccattaaattttttgcgtTGTCTTGTGTTATCAGGACTAACTTCCTTTTTATTTGGATGGCATGTGCACGAAAAAGCTATATTAATGATCATCATACCGTTGTG caTACTTTCTGTGTTAAATCAGAGGGATGCCAAAATCTTTCTTATGCTGGCAACTATAGGACATTATTCTCTATTCCCCCTTTTGTTCCCatcatctttaatttttattaaagttctACTCCTTATTTTATACACGTCTTATGCGTTTTACGTAGAATACAAAATCCACTTAGCAAGTGCTTGTAGATACTCATTACCACTACTCAATACAGTAGAATCCCTTTACTTGTTGGGATTAgcatttgtatttttctatgaGAATGTGATTCACAAGTTGTCAGGGTTGGACAGTAAACTGCCCTTTTTGCCATTAATGTTGACTTCGTTTTATTGCTCTCTGGGGGTCGTTTATTATTGGGCAAGGTATTATTTTCAACTGTTACATAGTTGA
- the xit gene encoding dolichyl pyrophosphate Glc1Man9GlcNAc2 alpha-1,3-glucosyltransferase isoform X2, with the protein MILTVTLLTSCVKLLLIPSYRSTDFEVHRNWLALTHSLPTNEWYYEETSEWTLDYPPFFGWFEYLMSFVAVYFDKNMLKIHNTGYSSEMTVLFQRLSVIASDFVYFYGVHKVCEGLPKGWKKEVVLPILLITNCGLMMVDHIHFQYNGIMYGIMLLSIAAMWKENYKWATFWFTFLLNMKHIYIYLAPAYFIYLLKHYCFSKSNQAKTLVSKIQLSHLLGLGAIVIGVFAVSFAPFVYHIPQVLSRLFPFKRGLCHAYWAPNVWAIYNTFDKGLFFILPRFGIEFSQNNSAQSITRGLVQEFTHSVLPTIRPSTTMALTVLFILPLMGKLFVLKKDPLNFLRCLVLSGLTSFLFGWHVHEKAILMIIIPLCILSVLNQRDAKIFLMLATIGHYSLFPLLFPSSLIFIKVLLLILYTSYAFYVEYKIHLASACRYSLPLLNTVESLYLLGLAFVFFYENVIHKLSGLDSKLPFLPLMLTSFYCSLGVVYYWARYYFQLLHS; encoded by the exons ATGATCCTCACTGTAACGTTATTAACATCTTgcgttaaattattattgataccCTCATA TAGGTCGACTGACTTTGAAGTGCACAGAAATTGGCTAGCTCTAACACATTCCCTACCAACTAATGAATGGTATTATGAGGAAACATCTGAATGGACTCTAGATTACCCTCCATTTTTTGGATGGTTTGAGTACTTAATGTCCTTTGTAGCAgtatattttgacaaaaatatgctaaaaatTCACAACACTGGATACTCCTCTGAGATGACTGTACTTTTCCAAAGATTATCTGTGATCGCTTCagattttgtatatttttatggagTTCACAA AGTTTGTGAGGGTTTACCTAAAGGCTGGAAAAAGGAGGTTGTTTTaccaatattattaattacaaaTTGTGGCTTAATGATGGTGGACCAtattcattttcaatataatgGCATTATGTATGGGATTATGCTGCTTTCTATAGCAGCAATGTGGAAG GAGAATTATAAGTGGGCTACATTTTGGTTTACCTTCCtattaaatatgaaacatatttacatatatcTGGCTCCtgcttattttatatatttgctAAAGCATTACTGCTTTAGTAAATCAAATCAGGCTAAGACTTTAGTATCAAAGATACAATTAAGCCATCTTCTGGGATTGGGCGCAATTGTAATTGGGGTTTTTGCTGTTAGTTTTGCTCCATTTGTTTATCACATCCCTCAA gtTCTCTCTAGgttatttccatttaaaagaGGTCTATGTCATGCTTATTGGGCCCCAAATGTTTGGGCTATTTACAACACTTTTGATAAAggtctttttttcattt TGCCTAGATTTGGCATAGAATTCTCACAAAATAATTCTGCTCAATCAATAACCAGAGGATTAGTACAAGAGTTTACACATTCAGTATTACCAACGATACGTCCATCTACCACAATGGCCTTAACAGTGCTTTTTATTCTGCCTTTGATGGGGAAACTATTTGTATTGAAGAAAgatccattaaattttttgcgtTGTCTTGTGTTATCAGGACTAACTTCCTTTTTATTTGGATGGCATGTGCACGAAAAAGCTATATTAATGATCATCATACCGTTGTG caTACTTTCTGTGTTAAATCAGAGGGATGCCAAAATCTTTCTTATGCTGGCAACTATAGGACATTATTCTCTATTCCCCCTTTTGTTCCCatcatctttaatttttattaaagttctACTCCTTATTTTATACACGTCTTATGCGTTTTACGTAGAATACAAAATCCACTTAGCAAGTGCTTGTAGATACTCATTACCACTACTCAATACAGTAGAATCCCTTTACTTGTTGGGATTAgcatttgtatttttctatgaGAATGTGATTCACAAGTTGTCAGGGTTGGACAGTAAACTGCCCTTTTTGCCATTAATGTTGACTTCGTTTTATTGCTCTCTGGGGGTCGTTTATTATTGGGCAAGGTATTATTTTCAACTGTTACATAGTTGA